In one Bryobacteraceae bacterium genomic region, the following are encoded:
- a CDS encoding sulfatase-like hydrolase/transferase: MQRRHFLGSAAATALAQQQPRPNILWVTCEDIGPEIGPYGDKYAVTPVLDKFARTALRYDNAWSTAPVCAPARTTIISGMYPPSLGAEHMRSEVSLPPVARMYPQYLRDAGYYCSNNVKTDYNLVEPGKVWDDSSNKAHWRNRAAGQPFFSIFNFVSTHESQIRRRPHTLKHDPKEARIPAYHPDTPEVRHDWAQYYDNITTMDGQTGKVLSELEQDGLAQDTIVFFYGDHGSGMPRSKRWPYNSGLRVPLLVSVPEKFRHLAPPGYRDGGHTDRLVGFVDLAPTLLSIAGMNTPAHMQGYAFMGANTAPEQPYVYGFRGRMDERVDMVRTVRDKRYVYIRNYMPHRIYGQHIGYMFETPTTAVWQKMYKEGKLNESQRIFWEKKPAEELYDLDNDRDEVHNLAAKPEYRSRVARMRKAQEDLAVKIRDVGFLPEGEIHERAKGSTPYEMGHDAAKYPQAKIMAAAALAADTKPESIGKIKANFADKDGAVRYWAAQGVLAREAAGLEAARKEIEAALADTSPYVRAIAAEALGRFGSEQDRQKAIPVLLDVANGEKHGAYAPVLALNALNYFQERGPVPADVIARIPVLDPKSPRRAQEYPRRLVQTILNEAK; this comes from the coding sequence ATGCAACGTCGACATTTCCTTGGATCTGCGGCGGCCACGGCGCTCGCCCAGCAGCAGCCCCGGCCCAATATCCTTTGGGTCACCTGCGAGGACATCGGTCCAGAGATCGGGCCGTACGGAGACAAGTACGCTGTCACGCCGGTTCTCGACAAGTTCGCGAGAACGGCCCTCCGCTACGACAACGCGTGGTCCACCGCGCCCGTCTGCGCCCCCGCCCGCACCACCATCATTTCCGGGATGTATCCCCCCTCTCTCGGCGCCGAGCATATGCGCAGCGAAGTTTCGCTGCCGCCCGTGGCGCGTATGTACCCGCAATATCTACGTGATGCCGGCTACTACTGCTCGAACAACGTCAAGACCGACTACAACCTGGTCGAGCCTGGCAAGGTCTGGGATGATTCCTCAAATAAGGCGCACTGGCGCAATCGCGCTGCCGGACAGCCGTTCTTCTCCATCTTCAATTTCGTCTCCACCCACGAAAGCCAGATCCGCCGGCGTCCTCACACCCTGAAACACGATCCCAAGGAAGCCCGCATCCCTGCCTATCATCCCGATACGCCCGAGGTCCGGCACGACTGGGCGCAGTACTACGACAACATCACCACCATGGACGGCCAGACCGGGAAGGTTCTCTCTGAACTCGAGCAGGACGGCCTCGCTCAGGACACCATCGTCTTCTTCTACGGTGACCACGGCTCCGGCATGCCGCGCAGCAAGCGCTGGCCCTACAACTCCGGCCTCCGTGTGCCCCTGCTCGTTTCCGTTCCCGAGAAGTTCCGCCACCTCGCACCTCCCGGCTATCGCGACGGCGGCCATACGGACCGCCTAGTCGGCTTCGTCGATCTCGCGCCCACTCTGCTCAGCATCGCCGGCATGAACACACCCGCCCACATGCAGGGCTACGCGTTCATGGGCGCCAACACTGCCCCGGAGCAGCCCTACGTTTACGGCTTCCGCGGACGAATGGACGAGCGCGTCGACATGGTCCGCACCGTGCGCGACAAGCGCTACGTCTACATCCGCAACTACATGCCGCATCGGATCTACGGCCAGCACATCGGCTACATGTTCGAAACGCCCACCACCGCCGTCTGGCAGAAGATGTACAAGGAAGGCAAGCTCAACGAGAGCCAACGCATCTTCTGGGAGAAGAAGCCGGCTGAAGAGCTGTACGATCTCGACAACGACCGCGACGAGGTCCACAACCTCGCCGCCAAACCGGAGTACCGCAGTCGCGTTGCCCGGATGCGCAAGGCCCAGGAAGACCTCGCCGTCAAGATCCGCGACGTCGGCTTCCTGCCCGAAGGCGAGATTCACGAGCGCGCGAAGGGCTCCACCCCGTACGAAATGGGACACGACGCCGCGAAGTACCCGCAGGCGAAGATAATGGCCGCCGCCGCCCTCGCCGCCGACACCAAACCCGAGTCGATCGGCAAGATCAAAGCGAACTTCGCCGACAAGGACGGCGCCGTTCGCTACTGGGCGGCCCAGGGCGTGCTCGCGCGCGAAGCCGCCGGGCTCGAGGCGGCGCGCAAGGAGATCGAGGCCGCGCTCGCCGATACATCCCCCTACGTGCGCGCCATCGCCGCTGAAGCGCTTGGCCGGTTCGGCTCTGAACAGGATCGCCAGAAAGCCATCCCCGTCCTGCTCGATGTCGCCAATGGCGAAAAGCACGGCGCCTACGCACCCGTCTTGGCGTTGAACGCGCTCAACTATTTCCAGGAGCGTGGTCCCGTGCCGGCCGACGTGATCGCCAGGATCCCGGTGCTCGATCCGAAGTCGCCCCGCCGTGCGCAAGAGTATCCGAGGCGCCTCGTGCAGACGATCCTCAACGAAGCGAAATAG
- a CDS encoding DUF5615 family PIN-like protein — MKLGELKYLADASVHPGTIAYLREMTLDVATVAELGVPAATDQEVLATAAATRRVILTHDRDFDPTAGPGGKPDPGIIFLRPASADASFGSGIFKTLLSATKLDFTPPFIAVASRREGKIRIRSKAL, encoded by the coding sequence ATGAAGCTGGGGGAATTGAAGTATCTGGCCGATGCGTCCGTACACCCGGGGACGATCGCGTACCTGCGGGAGATGACACTCGACGTTGCGACCGTGGCGGAGTTGGGCGTTCCGGCGGCCACCGATCAGGAAGTGCTGGCGACGGCGGCGGCGACGCGCCGGGTGATTTTGACGCATGACCGCGATTTCGATCCGACGGCCGGGCCGGGCGGGAAGCCGGACCCAGGGATCATCTTCCTGCGGCCGGCGTCGGCGGATGCTTCGTTCGGCAGCGGGATTTTCAAGACGCTGCTCAGCGCCACGAAGCTCGATTTCACGCCGCCTTTCATCGCGGTAGCCTCACGGCGCGAGGGGAAGATCCGTATTCGCTCGAAGGCGCTGTAG
- a CDS encoding BamA/TamA family outer membrane protein, which yields MNLDAVMVNPCMKVSRFLLAFLLTVSGLAAQVNSRVQEIEEARDAKAATLEPDEPGKWERRLIYVKDAKLLERISAGVAGFRVQIGGMPTGSGFAVGPNYMRQDLARGKLTVNAFALVSTREWVKLGGGASIPRFYGDRLFWEGSAVYHNYNSLGYYGPGPDSQKTMRTNYAFEDTNLDTMLGVRVTPWLRAGGSIGFQHPNTGQGKNELYASTERVFGGNPRVIGLREEVDYLRGGFFVELDRRDNPGGPRAGSYVTMRWDYYDDRELKRHDFRRMDLEAQQYLPLFNKRRVIALRARTVQTFTTEGQTLPFYQQSVIGGANDLRGFRPYRFYDNNSLVMNAEYRWEVFSGLDMALFADAGQVTHDRWQFKPKDLETAVGFGFRFNARNIPFLRLDVGFSHEGFQVFLKFNGPFAGRSLFSSSAPHIF from the coding sequence TTGAATCTCGACGCCGTGATGGTGAATCCTTGTATGAAGGTGTCGCGCTTCCTTCTGGCATTTCTATTGACGGTGTCCGGCTTGGCCGCCCAGGTGAACAGCCGGGTGCAGGAGATCGAAGAGGCGCGCGACGCGAAAGCCGCGACGCTCGAACCGGATGAGCCGGGCAAATGGGAACGGCGGCTCATCTATGTGAAGGACGCGAAACTGCTGGAGCGCATTTCGGCCGGCGTGGCCGGGTTCCGGGTGCAGATCGGCGGGATGCCCACCGGCTCCGGTTTCGCGGTTGGCCCGAACTACATGCGGCAGGATCTGGCGCGGGGCAAGCTGACGGTGAACGCCTTCGCGCTGGTCTCGACCCGGGAGTGGGTGAAGCTGGGCGGCGGCGCATCGATCCCGAGGTTCTACGGCGACCGGCTGTTCTGGGAGGGCTCAGCGGTTTATCACAACTACAACTCGCTGGGCTACTACGGTCCGGGACCCGACTCGCAGAAGACGATGCGCACCAACTACGCGTTCGAGGATACGAACCTGGACACGATGCTCGGGGTACGGGTGACGCCATGGCTGCGCGCGGGCGGAAGCATCGGCTTCCAGCACCCGAATACGGGCCAGGGCAAGAATGAACTCTACGCCTCGACGGAGCGGGTGTTCGGCGGAAATCCGCGGGTGATCGGGCTGCGGGAGGAGGTGGACTACCTTCGCGGCGGCTTCTTTGTCGAGTTGGACCGGCGCGACAATCCGGGCGGGCCGCGCGCCGGCAGCTACGTGACGATGCGATGGGACTACTACGACGATCGGGAGTTGAAGCGCCACGACTTTCGCCGCATGGATCTGGAAGCGCAGCAATACCTGCCGTTGTTCAACAAGCGGCGGGTGATCGCGCTGCGTGCGCGAACGGTGCAGACGTTCACCACCGAGGGCCAGACACTGCCGTTCTACCAGCAATCCGTGATCGGAGGCGCGAACGACTTGCGGGGATTCCGGCCGTATCGCTTCTACGACAACAACTCGCTGGTGATGAACGCCGAGTACCGGTGGGAGGTTTTCTCCGGGCTCGACATGGCGCTGTTCGCCGACGCGGGGCAGGTGACGCACGACCGGTGGCAGTTCAAACCCAAGGACCTCGAGACGGCGGTGGGCTTCGGATTCCGGTTCAACGCGCGGAACATCCCGTTCCTGCGCCTGGATGTGGGCTTCAGCCACGAGGGGTTTCAAGTGTTCCTGAAGTTCAACGGTCCGTTCGCGGGACGTTCCCTGTTTTCCTCCAGCGCGCCGCACATCTTCTGA
- a CDS encoding polysaccharide deacetylase family protein, with amino-acid sequence MSIARRSLLQAAFPAAFAQQPEKLAVLTFDDAPKSHRTFVAPYLKELGFNATFFVSHRWMPDEARFMSWRDIAEIHAMGFEIGNHSWTHANFGMPREAARLAGELALVENELSRVNVPKPVSFAWPGNGFGPESLAILENAGYKYARRGISPEQPYGTLNVGPVYDPVRYDKLLIPTTGDAYPAWTPDHFENVLAAWRPGKIVVLQFHGVPDEAHPWVHTPPEMFRRYMERLKAAGFRTLALRDLGDRAHAIPADTMRGTRHPAPKDGRLILPAEVAATRQDARWLDIIRAHGYSADEIFRVYGQPLHLRAEPQPKAPLLLPYPGGRHPRAGFFEGAIDPMRGTKASYFLPGGGYAVVDLPEAIFSNLGLTFLAHTHIPTIWNGDNVVIENVDWTRGADGSLRSHWKLPNGIEFGATATAGERLEMSLWLINGAKELLTGLRTQICVMLARAAGFEAQTNGNKRFGKSAAAVRHADGQWLITEWDRAGRTWGNPRCPCMHADPVFPDCPPGERVEVKGRLWLADSLDGFA; translated from the coding sequence ATGTCCATTGCCCGGCGCAGTCTCCTCCAGGCCGCGTTTCCGGCCGCGTTCGCCCAGCAGCCGGAAAAGCTCGCCGTGCTCACCTTCGACGACGCGCCGAAGAGCCATCGCACCTTCGTCGCGCCGTATTTAAAGGAACTTGGCTTCAACGCGACGTTCTTCGTCTCGCACCGCTGGATGCCCGACGAGGCGCGATTCATGTCGTGGCGGGATATCGCCGAAATTCACGCGATGGGCTTCGAGATCGGCAACCATTCCTGGACCCACGCCAACTTCGGCATGCCCCGCGAAGCCGCTCGCCTGGCCGGTGAACTGGCCCTCGTCGAGAACGAACTCTCGCGCGTGAATGTCCCCAAGCCGGTGAGCTTCGCCTGGCCGGGCAACGGGTTCGGACCAGAATCGCTCGCCATTCTCGAGAACGCCGGATACAAGTATGCGCGCCGCGGTATCAGTCCCGAGCAGCCGTACGGCACGCTCAATGTCGGCCCGGTGTACGATCCCGTACGATACGACAAGCTGCTCATCCCCACCACCGGCGACGCCTATCCGGCCTGGACCCCGGACCATTTCGAGAACGTGCTCGCGGCGTGGCGGCCCGGGAAGATCGTCGTGCTGCAGTTCCACGGCGTGCCGGACGAGGCCCACCCGTGGGTACACACGCCGCCCGAAATGTTCCGGCGCTACATGGAACGGCTGAAGGCCGCCGGCTTCCGGACGCTCGCCCTGCGCGATCTCGGCGATCGCGCCCACGCCATCCCCGCCGACACGATGCGAGGAACGCGCCACCCCGCGCCCAAGGACGGCCGGCTGATTCTGCCGGCCGAAGTCGCCGCCACGCGCCAGGACGCCCGCTGGCTCGACATCATACGCGCGCACGGCTACTCAGCCGACGAGATCTTTCGCGTCTACGGACAGCCGCTCCACTTGCGCGCGGAGCCCCAGCCCAAGGCCCCGCTCCTGCTGCCATACCCCGGCGGACGCCACCCGCGTGCCGGCTTCTTCGAGGGCGCCATCGATCCGATGCGCGGAACCAAGGCATCGTATTTCCTGCCCGGCGGTGGCTACGCCGTCGTTGACCTCCCGGAAGCCATCTTCAGCAACCTCGGCCTCACCTTCCTCGCCCATACCCACATCCCCACCATCTGGAATGGCGACAACGTCGTGATCGAAAACGTCGATTGGACCCGCGGCGCCGACGGCTCCCTGCGCTCGCACTGGAAGCTGCCGAACGGAATCGAGTTTGGCGCCACCGCCACCGCCGGCGAACGCCTGGAGATGTCGCTCTGGCTCATCAACGGCGCCAAAGAGCTACTCACCGGCCTCCGCACGCAGATCTGTGTCATGCTGGCGCGCGCCGCCGGATTCGAAGCGCAAACCAACGGCAACAAGCGCTTCGGAAAATCCGCCGCCGCCGTTCGCCACGCCGATGGCCAATGGCTCATCACCGAATGGGACCGCGCCGGCCGTACATGGGGCAATCCACGCTGCCCCTGCATGCATGCCGACCCGGTGTTTCCCGATTGCCCGCCCGGCGAACGCGTGGAGGTGAAAGGGCGCCTTTGGCTCGCCGACAGCCTCGACGGCTTCGCCTGA
- a CDS encoding MFS transporter: MPNRWTLAALLFASTTINYLDRQTLSVLAPYLKTDYGWSNTDFAYIVIAFRIAYAFGQTASGRMLDRLGTRVGLLAAVGFYSVVAAGTSLASGLRSFMAFRFLLGLGESANWPGAAKAVSEWFPDRERGWAVALYDSGSAIGGAIAPVLVLWLYGAFGSWRPAFVIIGVLGFAWMAVWWRMAPRPVKVETAEAEHAPVGALLKMRRTWGLILGRSLTDPVWFFISDWFAIYLVAKGFRLEETVAGFWVPFLAADLGNFAGGGFSSWLIRRGWSVTRARKFVVTAGGLGMTLLVPTLWTTSFLAIIGCFGIATFCYAALSTMMLALPADLYRPARVASVSGMTGTGAGIGTIASTLAIGAIADRYSFEPILIGASLVPLAAVAITHLLVREEPDTVC, translated from the coding sequence ATGCCAAATCGATGGACGCTGGCGGCGCTGCTGTTCGCGTCCACCACGATCAACTACCTGGACCGGCAGACGCTTTCCGTTCTCGCGCCGTACCTGAAGACCGACTACGGATGGTCCAACACGGATTTCGCCTACATTGTGATCGCCTTCCGGATCGCGTACGCGTTCGGGCAGACGGCGTCGGGCCGGATGCTGGACCGGTTGGGAACGCGGGTGGGGCTGCTGGCGGCGGTGGGCTTCTATTCGGTGGTGGCCGCGGGCACTTCGCTCGCTTCGGGGCTGCGCAGCTTCATGGCGTTTCGATTTCTGCTCGGCCTGGGTGAATCGGCGAACTGGCCGGGCGCGGCAAAGGCGGTATCGGAGTGGTTTCCGGACCGCGAGCGCGGCTGGGCGGTGGCGCTGTACGATTCGGGTTCGGCGATTGGCGGGGCGATCGCGCCAGTGCTGGTGCTGTGGTTGTACGGTGCGTTCGGATCGTGGCGGCCGGCGTTTGTGATCATCGGCGTGCTCGGATTCGCCTGGATGGCGGTGTGGTGGCGAATGGCGCCACGCCCGGTGAAGGTGGAGACGGCGGAGGCCGAGCACGCGCCGGTGGGGGCGCTGCTCAAGATGCGGCGCACGTGGGGGTTGATACTGGGACGGTCCCTCACGGACCCGGTGTGGTTCTTCATCTCGGACTGGTTCGCGATTTACCTTGTGGCGAAGGGATTTCGGCTGGAGGAGACCGTGGCCGGCTTTTGGGTTCCGTTTCTGGCGGCGGACCTTGGCAACTTCGCCGGCGGGGGATTTTCGAGCTGGTTGATCCGGCGCGGGTGGAGCGTGACGCGGGCGCGCAAGTTCGTGGTGACGGCCGGAGGGCTGGGAATGACTCTGCTGGTGCCGACACTTTGGACGACGAGTTTCCTGGCGATCATCGGCTGCTTCGGGATCGCGACGTTCTGCTACGCGGCGCTCTCGACGATGATGCTGGCGCTGCCAGCGGATTTGTACCGGCCGGCGCGTGTGGCGTCGGTGAGCGGGATGACGGGCACGGGCGCGGGCATCGGGACCATCGCCTCCACGTTGGCGATCGGCGCGATTGCCGACCGGTACTCGTTCGAACCGATTCTCATTGGGGCGTCGCTGGTGCCGCTGGCGGCGGTGGCGATCACGCACCTGCTGGTGCGCGAGGAACCGGATACGGTCTGCTAG
- the arsN2 gene encoding arsenic resistance N-acetyltransferase ArsN2, producing MVEDIVLSPAEESMRAAAERLLATFGLATLDEASQFPEQYVAALIDGELVGLAGCELHGADALLRSVAVESEFRSRGLGVALTEEALAQAREGGAKRAWLLTTTAPDFFARLGFVPSDRGGAPAAIAATVEWSAACPASAVAMCLDFGEPAQA from the coding sequence GTGGTAGAAGACATCGTCCTGAGCCCGGCCGAGGAATCGATGCGGGCCGCGGCGGAGCGGCTGCTGGCGACTTTCGGGCTCGCGACGCTGGATGAGGCCTCGCAGTTTCCGGAGCAGTATGTGGCCGCGCTGATCGACGGGGAGTTGGTCGGGCTCGCCGGATGCGAGTTGCACGGCGCGGACGCATTGCTGCGATCGGTGGCGGTGGAGAGCGAGTTCCGCAGCCGGGGACTGGGCGTGGCGCTCACCGAGGAAGCGCTGGCGCAGGCACGGGAAGGGGGCGCGAAGAGGGCGTGGCTGCTGACGACGACAGCACCGGATTTCTTTGCCCGGCTGGGGTTTGTTCCCTCGGATCGGGGAGGCGCGCCGGCGGCGATCGCGGCGACAGTGGAATGGTCGGCGGCGTGTCCGGCTTCGGCGGTGGCGATGTGTCTGGACTTCGGGGAACCAGCTCAGGCGTAG
- a CDS encoding DUF433 domain-containing protein: MSPTAETPIFTGTGILGGKPVIRGTRLSVDFLLELMATGTTILEIVAAYPAVTKEDVANALLFAAEVVRAPSATDIEAAGNFEGKA, translated from the coding sequence ATGAGCCCGACAGCGGAAACGCCCATCTTCACCGGGACCGGCATCCTGGGAGGGAAACCGGTCATTCGCGGCACGAGGCTGAGCGTCGATTTTCTCTTGGAGCTAATGGCCACCGGAACGACGATTCTGGAAATCGTGGCGGCGTATCCGGCGGTGACGAAGGAAGATGTAGCGAACGCGCTGCTGTTCGCTGCTGAGGTGGTGCGCGCGCCATCGGCCACCGACATCGAGGCGGCGGGGAATTTCGAGGGCAAGGCATGA
- a CDS encoding cation-translocating P-type ATPase — translation MHHSIPVEEALSRIGVDPATGLSSSEAVARLAAHGPNEIRSAGARSPWALLAGQFSSTVVLILIAAAAVSGFLGEYVECFAIAALVILNGALGFLQEFRAERALEELRRLSGPSAQVRRDGRVRSVPASEVVPGDIVQLEAGQLVPADGRLIETANLRVQESALTGESEPVAKDARSVLDAGATLPDRVNMVHIGTVVAYGRGTAAITATGSDTELGRVAGLLEQTESESTPLEQRLDQLGRHLAIVALALVAILFAIGWWRGEPVRLLFLTAISVAVAAVPEGLPAAVTVALALGAQRMLARHALVRRLAAVETLGSVSVICSDKTGTLTQNRMRVVAVVTPDRRFDLPAGPDPASSLLLLAAAACNDAEQTAGGEWTGDPTETAFKVAAAAAIQDFDRALRLLPRIDEVPFSSESRRMTTIHKRLGWPHAAAELPGGAELPIAFVKGAVDVLLAETSHVWTHGRADRATAAGIEQIRREHDELARRGMRVIGVAARLIPETGASREDFGGNLTWLGMAGLIDPPRQEAAAAIAECRLAGIRPVMITGDHPITAAAIAAEVGIASREVITGRDLEALPPDRLPAVAEVASVYARVSPEHKLRIVEALRRSGRVVAMTGDGVNDAPALKRSSIGVAMGQGGTDVAREAADMVLLDNNFATIVAAVKEGRVIYANLRKFVEFLLTCNTGELWVMLAGPVFGMPLPLLPLQILWMNFITDGPPALALGVDPAEPGVMRHPPRPPGESILGDRLGWRALTNGALLGLTTIVPAWLWWRWGWESWQTLLFTSLTLCQQSLAFALRSERDSVAKLGLFTNPWLAAAVAVSVVLQFAVVYVPPLATIFGAAPLTAREAALCLALSVLSFAGVEFRKRLRF, via the coding sequence GTGCATCATTCCATCCCCGTTGAGGAAGCGCTCAGCCGGATCGGCGTCGATCCCGCTACCGGTCTTTCTTCCTCCGAAGCGGTTGCACGCCTCGCCGCACATGGCCCCAATGAAATCCGCTCCGCTGGGGCACGCAGTCCCTGGGCGCTCCTCGCCGGGCAGTTCTCCTCCACCGTCGTTCTTATTCTGATTGCCGCCGCTGCCGTCTCCGGCTTCCTGGGCGAATATGTCGAATGCTTCGCCATTGCTGCGCTCGTGATACTCAACGGAGCGCTTGGTTTTCTCCAGGAGTTCCGCGCCGAACGCGCGCTCGAGGAACTGCGGCGGTTGTCCGGACCCTCGGCGCAGGTGCGCCGCGATGGCCGTGTCCGCTCCGTCCCCGCCTCCGAAGTCGTCCCCGGCGACATCGTCCAGCTCGAGGCCGGTCAACTCGTCCCCGCCGACGGCCGCCTCATCGAAACCGCCAATCTGCGCGTACAGGAATCCGCGCTCACAGGCGAATCCGAGCCCGTCGCAAAGGACGCCCGCTCTGTCCTTGACGCCGGCGCCACTCTTCCGGACCGAGTCAACATGGTCCACATTGGAACCGTAGTCGCCTACGGGCGCGGAACCGCCGCCATCACCGCCACGGGCTCCGATACCGAACTGGGCCGCGTCGCCGGGTTGCTCGAGCAAACCGAGAGCGAGTCGACTCCGCTCGAACAGCGTCTCGACCAGTTGGGCCGTCATCTCGCGATCGTCGCGCTGGCGCTCGTCGCCATCCTGTTCGCGATAGGCTGGTGGCGCGGCGAGCCCGTTCGCCTGCTGTTCCTGACGGCCATCAGCGTTGCGGTGGCCGCCGTGCCGGAGGGGCTGCCAGCCGCAGTCACCGTCGCGCTGGCGCTAGGTGCGCAACGCATGCTGGCTCGTCACGCGCTCGTGCGGCGCCTGGCGGCCGTCGAGACACTGGGCTCGGTCTCCGTGATCTGTTCCGACAAGACCGGCACTCTCACCCAGAACCGCATGCGCGTCGTCGCCGTCGTCACACCGGATCGGCGCTTCGATCTCCCCGCCGGTCCCGACCCCGCCTCGAGCCTCCTCCTCCTCGCCGCTGCCGCCTGCAACGACGCCGAACAAACCGCCGGAGGCGAGTGGACCGGAGACCCCACCGAGACGGCCTTCAAAGTTGCCGCCGCCGCCGCCATCCAGGATTTTGATCGCGCCCTCCGTCTTCTCCCGCGTATCGACGAAGTGCCATTCAGCTCCGAGTCCCGCCGCATGACCACCATTCACAAGCGGCTCGGCTGGCCCCACGCCGCCGCCGAGCTTCCGGGCGGCGCGGAACTCCCGATCGCGTTCGTCAAGGGAGCCGTGGATGTCCTGCTCGCCGAAACCAGCCACGTGTGGACGCACGGCCGCGCCGATCGCGCCACCGCGGCCGGCATCGAGCAGATCCGCCGCGAGCATGACGAACTCGCCCGTCGCGGAATGCGCGTGATTGGCGTGGCCGCGCGGCTCATTCCGGAGACCGGAGCCTCGCGGGAAGACTTTGGGGGCAACCTCACCTGGCTCGGCATGGCTGGTCTCATCGATCCGCCGCGCCAGGAAGCCGCCGCCGCCATCGCCGAGTGCCGTCTGGCCGGCATCCGTCCGGTGATGATCACCGGCGACCATCCCATCACCGCCGCAGCGATCGCAGCCGAGGTCGGCATCGCGTCCAGGGAAGTGATCACCGGACGCGACCTCGAAGCCCTCCCGCCGGACCGGTTGCCCGCCGTCGCCGAAGTGGCCTCGGTCTACGCCCGTGTCAGTCCCGAGCACAAACTCCGGATCGTCGAGGCGCTGCGGCGCAGCGGCCGCGTCGTCGCCATGACCGGCGATGGCGTCAACGACGCGCCCGCGCTCAAGCGATCCTCGATCGGCGTAGCGATGGGGCAAGGCGGAACCGACGTGGCTCGCGAAGCCGCCGACATGGTCCTGCTCGACAACAACTTCGCCACCATCGTCGCGGCCGTGAAGGAAGGCCGTGTGATCTACGCGAATCTCCGCAAGTTTGTCGAGTTCCTGCTGACATGTAACACGGGCGAGCTTTGGGTGATGCTCGCCGGTCCAGTGTTCGGAATGCCCCTCCCGTTGCTTCCGCTCCAGATCCTCTGGATGAACTTCATCACCGACGGTCCTCCCGCGCTTGCCCTCGGCGTCGATCCCGCCGAACCCGGTGTGATGCGCCATCCGCCCCGCCCGCCGGGCGAATCGATCCTCGGGGACCGCCTCGGCTGGCGGGCTCTCACCAACGGGGCGCTGCTCGGCCTCACCACCATTGTCCCGGCGTGGCTATGGTGGCGTTGGGGTTGGGAAAGCTGGCAGACGCTGTTGTTCACTTCGCTGACCCTGTGCCAGCAGTCCCTCGCCTTCGCACTCCGGTCTGAGCGCGACTCGGTGGCGAAACTCGGCCTGTTCACCAACCCCTGGCTTGCCGCCGCGGTGGCTGTCTCGGTGGTGCTTCAGTTCGCGGTAGTCTACGTGCCGCCTCTCGCGACGATCTTTGGCGCGGCGCCGCTCACCGCGCGCGAGGCCGCTTTGTGCCTCGCCCTGAGCGTGTTGAGCTTCGCCGGTGTGGAATTCAGAAAGCGGCTCCGATTCTGA